From one Lolium rigidum isolate FL_2022 chromosome 4, APGP_CSIRO_Lrig_0.1, whole genome shotgun sequence genomic stretch:
- the LOC124708565 gene encoding pectinesterase inhibitor 10-like: protein MAPRSISCPLLLLSAVLLSCCYGLSGAARLAPSAAAVGNVSFIRSWCAGTEYPTLCDATLFPYAAAVGTSPARLAWAALNVTLDGARNAKAAMKEMAAGGQLTPVAAEAAGDCVSMLGDAVSMLRQSVETMAEQAEEEGQATQQASRTARFRVDSVRTWASAALTDDGMCMEGFKGEAVGVREAVRGHVVGLAHLTANALGIVNAMAAQTPP, encoded by the coding sequence ATGGCGCCGCGTAGCATCAGCTGCCCGTTGCTGCTTCTCTCCGCCGTGCTCCTCTCCTGCTGCTACGGCCTCTCCGGCGCGGCACGGCTGGCGCCttcggccgccgccgtcggcaaCGTCAGCTTCATCAGGTCGTGGTGCGCGGGGACGGAGTACCCGACGCTGTGCGACGCGACGCTCTTCCCGTACGCGGCCGCTGTGGGAACAAGCCCGGCGCGGCTGGCGTGGGCCGCGCTGAACGTGACCCTCGACGGCGCGCGGAACGCGAAGGCGGCCATGAAGGAGATGGCCGCGGGAGGTCAGCTGACGcccgtggcggcggaggcggcgggggaCTGCGTCAGCATGCTCGGGGACGCCGTGAGCATGCTGCGGCAGTCGGTGGAAACCATGGCGGAGCAGGCCGAGGAGGAGGGCCAGGCGACGCAGCAGGCGAGCAGGACGGCGAGGTTCCGCGTCGACAGCGTCCGGACGTGGGCCAGCGCCGCGCTCACCGACGACGGCATGTGCATGGAGGGGTTCAAGGGTGAGGCGGTCGGCGTCAGGGAAGCCGTGCGTGGCCACGTCGTCGGCCTCGCGCACCTCACCGCCAACGCGCTCGGCATCGTCAACGCCATGGCCGCCCAGACGCCGCCGTAG